In a genomic window of Scyliorhinus torazame isolate Kashiwa2021f chromosome 5, sScyTor2.1, whole genome shotgun sequence:
- the LOC140421890 gene encoding uncharacterized protein: MEKPWKCGDCGKGFGAPSRLEAHQRSHTGERPFTCSQCEMGFIRLSNLRAHQRVHTGERPFTCSQCGKGFAHLSNLRTHQRVHTGERPFTCSQCGKGFAHLSTLRTHQRVHTGERPFTCPRCGNRFTQSSHLQAHQRVHTGERPFICPQCGKGFTRSSYLQEHQRVHTGEKPFICSQCGKGFTRSSHLQIHQRVHTGERPFTCSVCGKGFSDSSSRLSHQRVHTGEKPFTCSECGKGFTRSTFLLKHQQVHIGKRL; this comes from the coding sequence atggagaaaccgtggaaatgtggggactgtgggaagggatttggagCCCCATCACGACTGGaagctcatcaacgcagtcacactggggagaggccgttcacctgctctcagtgtgagatgggattcattcggttatccaacctgcgggcacaccagcgagttcacactggggagaggccgttcacctgctctcagtgtgggaagggattcgctcacttatccaacctgcggacacaccagcgagttcacactggggagaggccgttcacctgctctcagtgtgggaagggatttgctcacttatccaccctgcggacacaccagcgagttcacactggggagaggccattcacctgccctcgctGTGGCAATCGATTCACACAGTCAtctcacctgcaggcacaccagcgagttcacactggggagaggccattcatctgtcctcagtgtgggaagggattcactcggtcatcttaCTTGCaggaacaccagcgagttcacactggggagaagccgttcatctgctctcagtgtgggaagggattcactcggtcatctcacctgcagatacaccagcgagttcacactggggagagaccgttcacctgctctgtgtgtgggaagggattcagcgatTCATCCTCACGGCtgtcacaccagcgagtccacaccggggagaagccgttcacctgctcagagtgtgggaagggatttactcggtcAACCTTCCTGCtcaaacaccagcaggttcacatcgGGAAGAGGCTGTGA